CTTCACCGCCACACCCAGAGGGTGGTTCGGTCCCGTCTCGATATTCATCAATGACACTGATAAATTGTACAGCCTTGGCTCAAACTTGCTTATGGCGTTACGAACACTCCCCTGAACATCGGACCTGTTTACCATGAACAGATCGGAATATTCCCTGTCCCACAGGTCGCACCCGAATTCCTCATCAAATGGCAGGGTACCTTTTCGCGTGCTGAGTATGAGTCCTATTGAATAGGAGATCGAATCATAAAGATTTGTCTTGTTCAGGTACCCCTTGCGAAGGGCAAATGGCAACGATAGATACTCCATCATCATCCCTAGTTAAGATTGATCATGCCGCCCTGGACGTTGACCTGGGCGGTTCCCTTGATGTCGTGATTCGCGGAGGCCTCCGACTTTATATTGGCGCTGGCCTTCACTTCAATATTGGCTCCCTCTATCGTTACATCTCCGCCTGCCTTCAGAGTGATTCCCTCATCCATGTCGACATTGAGATTTGCTCCCTTGAGAGTGATGTCGCCCTTACTGGTGATGGATATCGAAGGACCTGACATATCAAGAACGATCTGATTGTCACCGTCCTTCTGGGAGATGGTTATCGCCTCTTCACCGTCTTTGTCCTTGAAGACGATCTTGTTACCACTACGGGTCATGAACATCTTGATATCGTTCTCGCTGGAGATGGCCTCCTGC
The genomic region above belongs to Candidatus Latescibacterota bacterium and contains:
- a CDS encoding GPW/gp25 family protein, with product MPFALRKGYLNKTNLYDSISYSIGLILSTRKGTLPFDEEFGCDLWDREYSDLFMVNRSDVQGSVRNAISKFEPRLYNLSVSLMNIETGPNHPLGVAVKVIGNYREEKDEKRFEETFNVG